The following proteins are co-located in the Poecile atricapillus isolate bPoeAtr1 chromosome 2, bPoeAtr1.hap1, whole genome shotgun sequence genome:
- the CNDP1 gene encoding beta-Ala-His dipeptidase isoform X2 has protein sequence MSSSSSSLLEMEIFQYIDAHQSDFIKLPDGQVLPLPSVILGEMGKDPQNPTVCFYGHVDVQPAKKEDGWNTDPYTLTEIDGNLYGRGATDNKGPVLAWINAVETFRALKLATPVNFKFVIEGMEEAGSLGLEKLLEEENQRFFSDVDYIVISDNLWLSNKKPALTYGSRGNACFFVEVECGSKDLHSGTFGGIIHEPLLDLIALLDSLVDSTGHIQIPGIYDSVAALTEEERKLYESIEFDLEEHRKNCGVKKFLYDTKEEILLHLWRYPSLSIHGIEGAFHEQGIKTVIPAKVIGKFSIRQVPHMDLSVVKKQVVEHLEGVFSKRNSPNKLKVSMPLGAKPWLADVNNLLYKAARRAIKTVFGEDPDFIRDGSTIPVARMFQTVTQKSVMMLPIGAADDGEHSQNEKISRHNYIEGTKLFAAFFLEISKLHRNLHETSHTEVINRQII, from the exons ATGtcctcctcatcatcctcattgCTGGAAATGGAGATCTTCCAGTATATTGATGCACATCAAAGTGACTTTATCAAG CTGCCTGATGGCCAAGTCCTCCCACTGCCTTCTGTGATTCTTGGGGAGATGGGGAAGGATCCACAAAACCCCACTGTGTGTTTCTATGGTCATGTGGATGTGCAGCCTGCCAAGAAGGAAGATGGATGGAACACTGACCCCTACACACTGACTGAAATAGATG gaaacCTCTATGGGCGTGGAGCAACAGACAATAAGGGACCTGTCCTAGCTTGGATAAATGCAGTGGAAACATTTAGAGCCTTGAAATTA GCTACGCCAGTGAACTTCAAGTTTGTAATTGAAGGCATGGAAGAAGCAGGATCCTTGGGGCTAGAGAAGCTACTTGAGGAAGAAAACCAGAGGTTCTTCTCTGATGTTGATTATATTGTAATTTCAGACAACCTGTGGCTCAGCAACAAAAAGCCTGCCCTTACCTATGGGAGTCGGGGAAATGCCTGCTTCTTTGTGGAG GTTGAATGTGGAAGCAAGGACCTTCACTCTGGAACTTTTGGAGGCATCATTCACGAGCCGCTGCTGGACCTGATAGCTCTGCTGG ACAGCCTTGTGGATTCCACAGGTCATATTCAGATCCCTGGAATCTACGACAGTGTTGCTGCCctgacagaggaagaaaggaaattatATGAATCAATTGAATTTGATCTAGAGGAACATAGAAAAAACTGTGGTGTGAAAAAATTCCTTTATGACACCAAG gaagaaatacTTCTACACCTGTGGCGTTACCCCTCTCTCTCTATTCATGGGATTGAAGGAGCTTTCCATGAACAAGGCATTAAAACAGTCATTCCAGCAAAAGTAATTGGCAAATTCTCAATCCGTCAGGTCCCCCACATGGACCTTTCAGTTGTGAAAAAACAG GTGGTGGAACACTTGGAAGGTGTCTTTTCCAAGAGGAACAGTCCAAACAAACTGAAAGTGTCCATGCCTTTGGGTGCAAAGCCCTGGCTTGCAGATGTTAATAATCTACTATATAAAGCAGCAAGACGGGCAATAAAAACAG TTTTTGGAGAAGATCCAGATTTCATTCGTGATGGCTCAACGATTCCTGTTGCCAGAATGTTTCAGACTGTAACACAGAAAAGTGTGATGATGCTTCCCATTGGAGCAGCTGATGATGGGGAGCATTCCCAGAATGAGAAAATAAgcag ACACAACTATATTGAAGGAACCAAATTGTTTGCAGCTTTTTTCCTGGAGATATCAAAGCTACATCGGAACTTACATGAAACTTCCCACACAGAGGTTATCAACCGACAgatcatataa
- the CNDP1 gene encoding beta-Ala-His dipeptidase isoform X1, with translation MSSSSSSLLEMEIFQYIDAHQSDFIKDLKEWVAVESDSVQPHLRKEVMRMMALAADRLAALGATVNLVNLGSHQLPDGQVLPLPSVILGEMGKDPQNPTVCFYGHVDVQPAKKEDGWNTDPYTLTEIDGNLYGRGATDNKGPVLAWINAVETFRALKLATPVNFKFVIEGMEEAGSLGLEKLLEEENQRFFSDVDYIVISDNLWLSNKKPALTYGSRGNACFFVEVECGSKDLHSGTFGGIIHEPLLDLIALLDSLVDSTGHIQIPGIYDSVAALTEEERKLYESIEFDLEEHRKNCGVKKFLYDTKEEILLHLWRYPSLSIHGIEGAFHEQGIKTVIPAKVIGKFSIRQVPHMDLSVVKKQVVEHLEGVFSKRNSPNKLKVSMPLGAKPWLADVNNLLYKAARRAIKTVFGEDPDFIRDGSTIPVARMFQTVTQKSVMMLPIGAADDGEHSQNEKISRHNYIEGTKLFAAFFLEISKLHRNLHETSHTEVINRQII, from the exons ATGtcctcctcatcatcctcattgCTGGAAATGGAGATCTTCCAGTATATTGATGCACATCAAAGTGACTTTATCAAG GATCTGAAGGAATGGGTGGCTGTGGAAAGCGATTCTGTTCAGCCACATCTGCGAAAAGAAGTAATGCGAATGATGGCACTGGCAGCAGACAGACTTGCAGCACTGGGAGCCACTGTTAATTTAGTAAACTTGGGGTCACATCAG CTGCCTGATGGCCAAGTCCTCCCACTGCCTTCTGTGATTCTTGGGGAGATGGGGAAGGATCCACAAAACCCCACTGTGTGTTTCTATGGTCATGTGGATGTGCAGCCTGCCAAGAAGGAAGATGGATGGAACACTGACCCCTACACACTGACTGAAATAGATG gaaacCTCTATGGGCGTGGAGCAACAGACAATAAGGGACCTGTCCTAGCTTGGATAAATGCAGTGGAAACATTTAGAGCCTTGAAATTA GCTACGCCAGTGAACTTCAAGTTTGTAATTGAAGGCATGGAAGAAGCAGGATCCTTGGGGCTAGAGAAGCTACTTGAGGAAGAAAACCAGAGGTTCTTCTCTGATGTTGATTATATTGTAATTTCAGACAACCTGTGGCTCAGCAACAAAAAGCCTGCCCTTACCTATGGGAGTCGGGGAAATGCCTGCTTCTTTGTGGAG GTTGAATGTGGAAGCAAGGACCTTCACTCTGGAACTTTTGGAGGCATCATTCACGAGCCGCTGCTGGACCTGATAGCTCTGCTGG ACAGCCTTGTGGATTCCACAGGTCATATTCAGATCCCTGGAATCTACGACAGTGTTGCTGCCctgacagaggaagaaaggaaattatATGAATCAATTGAATTTGATCTAGAGGAACATAGAAAAAACTGTGGTGTGAAAAAATTCCTTTATGACACCAAG gaagaaatacTTCTACACCTGTGGCGTTACCCCTCTCTCTCTATTCATGGGATTGAAGGAGCTTTCCATGAACAAGGCATTAAAACAGTCATTCCAGCAAAAGTAATTGGCAAATTCTCAATCCGTCAGGTCCCCCACATGGACCTTTCAGTTGTGAAAAAACAG GTGGTGGAACACTTGGAAGGTGTCTTTTCCAAGAGGAACAGTCCAAACAAACTGAAAGTGTCCATGCCTTTGGGTGCAAAGCCCTGGCTTGCAGATGTTAATAATCTACTATATAAAGCAGCAAGACGGGCAATAAAAACAG TTTTTGGAGAAGATCCAGATTTCATTCGTGATGGCTCAACGATTCCTGTTGCCAGAATGTTTCAGACTGTAACACAGAAAAGTGTGATGATGCTTCCCATTGGAGCAGCTGATGATGGGGAGCATTCCCAGAATGAGAAAATAAgcag ACACAACTATATTGAAGGAACCAAATTGTTTGCAGCTTTTTTCCTGGAGATATCAAAGCTACATCGGAACTTACATGAAACTTCCCACACAGAGGTTATCAACCGACAgatcatataa
- the CNDP1 gene encoding beta-Ala-His dipeptidase isoform X3, translating to MPTHGSTYCIQCYVHLPDGQVLPLPSVILGEMGKDPQNPTVCFYGHVDVQPAKKEDGWNTDPYTLTEIDGNLYGRGATDNKGPVLAWINAVETFRALKLATPVNFKFVIEGMEEAGSLGLEKLLEEENQRFFSDVDYIVISDNLWLSNKKPALTYGSRGNACFFVEVECGSKDLHSGTFGGIIHEPLLDLIALLDSLVDSTGHIQIPGIYDSVAALTEEERKLYESIEFDLEEHRKNCGVKKFLYDTKEEILLHLWRYPSLSIHGIEGAFHEQGIKTVIPAKVIGKFSIRQVPHMDLSVVKKQVVEHLEGVFSKRNSPNKLKVSMPLGAKPWLADVNNLLYKAARRAIKTVFGEDPDFIRDGSTIPVARMFQTVTQKSVMMLPIGAADDGEHSQNEKISRHNYIEGTKLFAAFFLEISKLHRNLHETSHTEVINRQII from the exons ATGCCTACACATGGGTCTACCTATTGCATTCAGTGCTATGTACAT CTGCCTGATGGCCAAGTCCTCCCACTGCCTTCTGTGATTCTTGGGGAGATGGGGAAGGATCCACAAAACCCCACTGTGTGTTTCTATGGTCATGTGGATGTGCAGCCTGCCAAGAAGGAAGATGGATGGAACACTGACCCCTACACACTGACTGAAATAGATG gaaacCTCTATGGGCGTGGAGCAACAGACAATAAGGGACCTGTCCTAGCTTGGATAAATGCAGTGGAAACATTTAGAGCCTTGAAATTA GCTACGCCAGTGAACTTCAAGTTTGTAATTGAAGGCATGGAAGAAGCAGGATCCTTGGGGCTAGAGAAGCTACTTGAGGAAGAAAACCAGAGGTTCTTCTCTGATGTTGATTATATTGTAATTTCAGACAACCTGTGGCTCAGCAACAAAAAGCCTGCCCTTACCTATGGGAGTCGGGGAAATGCCTGCTTCTTTGTGGAG GTTGAATGTGGAAGCAAGGACCTTCACTCTGGAACTTTTGGAGGCATCATTCACGAGCCGCTGCTGGACCTGATAGCTCTGCTGG ACAGCCTTGTGGATTCCACAGGTCATATTCAGATCCCTGGAATCTACGACAGTGTTGCTGCCctgacagaggaagaaaggaaattatATGAATCAATTGAATTTGATCTAGAGGAACATAGAAAAAACTGTGGTGTGAAAAAATTCCTTTATGACACCAAG gaagaaatacTTCTACACCTGTGGCGTTACCCCTCTCTCTCTATTCATGGGATTGAAGGAGCTTTCCATGAACAAGGCATTAAAACAGTCATTCCAGCAAAAGTAATTGGCAAATTCTCAATCCGTCAGGTCCCCCACATGGACCTTTCAGTTGTGAAAAAACAG GTGGTGGAACACTTGGAAGGTGTCTTTTCCAAGAGGAACAGTCCAAACAAACTGAAAGTGTCCATGCCTTTGGGTGCAAAGCCCTGGCTTGCAGATGTTAATAATCTACTATATAAAGCAGCAAGACGGGCAATAAAAACAG TTTTTGGAGAAGATCCAGATTTCATTCGTGATGGCTCAACGATTCCTGTTGCCAGAATGTTTCAGACTGTAACACAGAAAAGTGTGATGATGCTTCCCATTGGAGCAGCTGATGATGGGGAGCATTCCCAGAATGAGAAAATAAgcag ACACAACTATATTGAAGGAACCAAATTGTTTGCAGCTTTTTTCCTGGAGATATCAAAGCTACATCGGAACTTACATGAAACTTCCCACACAGAGGTTATCAACCGACAgatcatataa